The following coding sequences lie in one Rhizobium sp. ZPR4 genomic window:
- a CDS encoding glycoside hydrolase family 16 protein has translation MSPQATTALCSCISATPKPFGGRSGRNTFYTAEIVPFMLTCMDQFSPISNVRCMSNRRVFLRASIAAALVSIMDIGIAHAGDTGDALDVSSMTLTFEDAFDNLSISAWGPGTRWISHTPWNGDFGGARFSDPSGDFPFAIQDGMLRITAARDSKGLWRSGLIASVDEHGNGFSQQYGYFEMRARLPDGPGVWPAFWLIGKDRSKATAEIDVIEYYGDKPGAYSSTVHVWHRDGRHDSAFSRVNVFSTASPADLHTYGVKIDSDFIRMYFDGNLVWKTKIPPEHRQPMYMLIDLGIVDGISKMAAADPSFMFVDYVRAYQFK, from the coding sequence ATGTCGCCGCAAGCTACCACGGCACTATGCAGCTGTATTTCCGCCACGCCTAAGCCTTTTGGTGGACGTTCTGGCCGAAATACGTTCTATACCGCAGAAATTGTACCGTTCATGCTTACATGCATGGATCAGTTCTCGCCGATATCTAATGTTCGATGCATGAGCAACCGCCGCGTGTTTCTTCGCGCGTCAATTGCGGCTGCACTCGTTTCGATCATGGATATAGGAATTGCTCATGCCGGTGACACCGGCGATGCGCTTGATGTCAGCAGCATGACACTCACCTTCGAGGATGCTTTCGACAATCTCAGCATCTCCGCCTGGGGGCCTGGTACCCGCTGGATTTCCCACACACCATGGAATGGCGACTTTGGCGGCGCCCGCTTCTCCGATCCGAGCGGCGACTTCCCCTTTGCAATACAGGACGGGATGCTGCGCATTACTGCTGCACGCGACAGCAAAGGTCTATGGCGCTCCGGCTTGATCGCCTCTGTTGATGAGCATGGAAATGGCTTTTCTCAGCAATATGGCTACTTCGAGATGCGGGCGCGGTTGCCCGACGGCCCAGGTGTCTGGCCAGCCTTCTGGCTTATCGGCAAGGATCGATCAAAGGCTACCGCCGAGATAGATGTCATCGAATATTATGGCGACAAGCCTGGCGCCTACTCTTCGACGGTCCATGTCTGGCATCGGGATGGGCGGCATGATTCTGCTTTTTCCCGCGTCAACGTGTTTTCCACTGCAAGCCCCGCTGATTTGCACACCTATGGCGTGAAGATCGATTCCGACTTCATCCGTATGTATTTCGACGGCAATCTTGTCTGGAAAACCAAGATCCCGCCGGAACATCGCCAGCCGATGTATATGCTCATCGACCTTGGTATCGTCGACGGCATATCCAAGATGGCTGCGGCCGACCCATCCTTCATGTTCGTTGATTACGTCAGAGCCTATCAGTTCAAATAG
- a CDS encoding non-ribosomal peptide synthetase produces the protein MIDREAQADAIGAASMHYDRNLCLHQMLREQARAAPEATALVSGDTHINYRDLDRISDALALHLIRVGVHKADIVGLFLPRSVNAIICTLAILKAGGAYLPLDPAFPVEHLDFVIAECAPKVIFVDSAHGEKLASVPSMSGRVIEADAIITEMAHRPSATVPSLEITGGDLAYVMYTSGSTGRPKGTMICHRSISRVVLDQNYVEFHRNDVVLHTATISFDASTLEIWGALLNGSTLAVMPDTDFSISRLSDFMQETGVTIAFLTTGLFNLFADHARATLPKLRHILFGGDVGSAVHARRFLERYPGCRLTNAYGPTETTVFATAFQVLPSFSGTELPIGKAIAHTGIAILDEELRVVPPGIEGQLAISGDGLALGYFKRPELTEQKFVAVETKDGATRFYLTGDVACLKPDGTVTFKGRRDRQIKINGKRIELDEIEAALRRDPRLADGIVLCHIQGENLKRIVAYLCPKESHVGAGADLAQGVMATLRAALPAYMIPNATVIVDALPLTPAGKVDRSKLLPPPVETQTRPADIRSRTEELLTTLWQEALGLEGVDLDRNFFDLGGTSLQLMEIHAGLEETLGHAIDVVALLRHPTIRELALHLDGRTPGPTRLAAAAQRAALQKKAISHIRRSSL, from the coding sequence ATGATTGACCGCGAGGCGCAGGCAGACGCAATTGGCGCAGCAAGCATGCATTACGATCGCAATCTTTGCCTTCATCAAATGCTGCGCGAACAGGCTAGAGCAGCACCGGAGGCAACGGCCCTTGTCTCCGGCGACACTCATATCAACTACCGTGACCTTGATCGCATATCCGATGCGCTGGCGTTGCATCTGATAAGAGTAGGCGTCCATAAGGCCGATATTGTCGGCCTCTTTCTGCCGCGCAGCGTCAATGCGATCATTTGCACCCTGGCCATACTGAAAGCCGGTGGCGCCTATCTCCCGCTCGATCCGGCCTTTCCCGTGGAGCATCTCGACTTCGTTATCGCAGAATGTGCGCCCAAGGTCATTTTCGTTGACTCCGCCCATGGCGAGAAGCTCGCCAGCGTGCCGAGCATGAGCGGCAGGGTCATCGAAGCGGATGCCATTATCACAGAAATGGCACATCGACCCAGCGCGACCGTGCCGTCCCTGGAGATAACGGGCGGTGATCTTGCCTATGTCATGTACACGTCCGGCTCAACCGGGCGACCGAAGGGAACGATGATCTGCCATCGCAGTATTTCACGCGTCGTTCTCGATCAGAACTATGTCGAATTCCACCGCAATGACGTCGTCCTGCACACGGCCACTATCTCCTTCGACGCATCGACACTCGAAATCTGGGGCGCGCTTCTCAATGGCAGCACTTTGGCAGTCATGCCTGATACCGATTTCTCGATTTCACGCCTGTCCGATTTCATGCAGGAGACCGGCGTCACTATCGCCTTCCTGACGACAGGGCTGTTCAATCTCTTTGCCGATCATGCCCGCGCAACCCTGCCGAAGCTTCGTCACATCCTCTTCGGCGGCGATGTCGGTTCGGCCGTTCACGCCCGCCGCTTTCTGGAGCGCTACCCGGGCTGCAGGCTCACCAATGCCTATGGGCCGACCGAAACGACGGTCTTTGCCACCGCCTTTCAGGTCCTGCCGAGTTTTTCAGGCACCGAACTGCCGATCGGCAAGGCGATTGCTCATACTGGAATCGCGATATTGGACGAGGAGCTGCGTGTCGTTCCTCCAGGCATTGAAGGCCAATTGGCGATATCCGGCGACGGCCTCGCTCTTGGCTATTTCAAGCGACCGGAACTGACGGAACAGAAATTCGTCGCCGTCGAAACCAAGGACGGCGCAACACGCTTCTATCTGACGGGCGACGTGGCTTGCCTGAAGCCGGACGGCACCGTCACCTTCAAGGGACGCCGCGACCGACAGATCAAGATCAACGGCAAGCGCATCGAGCTCGATGAGATCGAGGCCGCGCTCCGCCGCGATCCGCGCCTTGCCGACGGCATCGTGCTTTGCCACATACAGGGCGAGAACCTCAAACGCATCGTTGCCTATCTATGCCCGAAGGAGAGCCATGTGGGCGCTGGCGCCGATCTGGCGCAAGGCGTCATGGCGACGCTGCGCGCGGCTCTTCCGGCCTATATGATCCCCAATGCCACGGTCATCGTTGATGCCTTGCCACTGACGCCGGCCGGTAAAGTCGATCGTTCGAAATTGCTACCTCCTCCGGTCGAAACCCAGACAAGGCCTGCAGATATCAGGAGCCGGACCGAGGAACTGCTGACGACGCTATGGCAGGAGGCATTGGGGCTCGAGGGCGTCGATCTCGACCGGAACTTCTTCGATCTTGGCGGTACTTCCCTTCAGCTGATGGAAATTCATGCCGGTCTCGAAGAGACACTCGGTCACGCGATCGATGTGGTCGCGTTGCTGCGTCATCCGACCATTCGCGAACTGGCACTTCACCTGGATGGACGTACCCCCGGTCCGACCCGTCTTGCCGCCGCCGCGCAACGCGCCGCGTTGCAGAAGAAGGCGATCTCTCATATCCGCAGGAGCTCCTTATGA
- a CDS encoding amino acid adenylation domain-containing protein, protein MKGNHQDNGKQRDVEDNEELSEQISGHIAIVGMSGRFPGAPSVQALWQLVLEGKSAFSLFTPDELEDAFTDEERAQPNYVAARPHLDGADMFDAEFFGMFPREAAVTDPQHRIFLEICWEALEDGGYDPQRYDGLIGVFAGSSMPTYLINNVLRDRAKAEEFTSNYQIGCFHELVGALNDTLATRIAYKFNLRGPAFTLQSACSTSLLAVSQACQNLLTYSCDMALAGGISVTIPQKRGYIYQEGGMASPDGTCRPFDADAAGTVFASGAGVVLLKRHEDALKDGDHIYAVIRGYGINNDGSDKVGFTAPSVEGQAEAIATALANAAVDPSTIGYIECHGTATPLGDPIEFNGLTRAFAQDASGSANCALGSVKGTIGHTDAAAGVTGLIKTALALRCAKIPPMPNYHQPNPRIDLEKSPFYIPVTATEWPQGQEPRRAGVSAFGVGGTNVHVVLEEPPYPPAKSKEVEGHYILPLSARNKPALAEMRTNLSNHLAENPELSIAQLAHTLQTGRREFGHRLAVAAENVEEAILKLTAESYQPLAADQPSVAFMFPGQGAQYVGMGAGLYRSEPEFARWIDRGSDLLKMTLGLDLRDYICHTGPATQAITDEQRETRIAQPCLYLVEYALARLWLSRGVKPYAMIGHSVGEFVAATLANVISFEDGLRLVANRGRLMQHQPQGAMVSVRADAATTASYLRGEVEIAAINAPKLCVISGPFADIETVCAALSEAEIAFSRLHTSHAFHSAMMNDAALALRQETEKVTYGTATIPFISGVTGDWQTAELATSPDYWAMHCRDAVRFADGLATLCRDRKPILLEVGPGRTLSVFAAQTIARDNLAVVVQSLPEHDRAAAAAATLAEAHGKLWMAGCRLNWPALPSAARQRLSLPTYPFQRQRHWIDAPPSSRRASTQRPNAEPDNRPKAESLVSDLNLTGENRAMNVAAPIPTSNRLPQLETALLTLLSDMSGETLGPDERAATFLELGFDSLFVGQFAQRIEKDFKVKISFRELLSDIPSVADLAVHLDQQMPPEPVKTADPLPAASPIAAAAMPITPVSAPAPMTAPAPQVASMPAAASDLATVLQSQIQMAQTLFSQQLLMLQAMQGGAPAAIAPSALPAAPVLPAPQAAASQPLPTPAAAAPAESDFGTERIKLYRPNAKSVTSEISAAKQDFITDLTKAYETKNAKSKAFTQEHRGYLADPRSASGFRADWKEMVFPIVCDHSKGAHIWDIDGNQYVDLVNGFGQTAFGHAPDFVIDAVKAQADRGFAIGPQTPLAGNVARMIADVTGHERVTFCNTGSEAVMAAMRLARAVTGRDRVVVFANDYHGQFDEVLVKGRNRADKPIALPVASGIPMASVSNMTVLRYGAPESLDFIRTNAADIAAVIIEPIQSRHPELQPREFVLELRDIATKSEFALVFDEVVTGFRVDPGGMQAIWGIKGDMATYGKVVGGGMPIGVLVGTSRFMDALDGGHWAYGDNSVPMTAPTFFAGTFVRHPLVLAAAEAVLHHIKGEGSALYGRVAERTEALVAEIKADLARRGIADVVHGYKSWFATDFSSQDPLGALFYAQMRLNGVHIQDGYPCFLTTAHSEDDFRFIAKAFRDSLDAMQAVGIFTAIKEPSQPAMPIEASVARAQSAPLTEAQTEIWLAAQAGDEASCSFNESFSLTLEGLLDEKAIQKAFDAVIARHDALHIRFDRGGEHFQFIPDFKLDLPVLEGLNEKGLAELIDDEARTPFDLINGPLVRASIVKLASEKHVLVFTAHHIICDGWSINTFVEELATAYEAYKAGNAPEFRPALSFATYSTDLSPRPEKSQATEQFWLDQFKTVPDLPDLPLDRPRPEYRSFAGGSCTGYIGAEVYKALKKRGAKSGATLFSTLLATLQVMISRLSGQDDIVIAIPSAGQSLLDGQILVGHCVNLLPLRQAVSLTEPFAAHLKATQQLVFQAFEHQDYTYGTLVRKLDTKRDPRRLPLTEIQFNLERMAGGSSFGGLKPTIEPNAKAFSNFDLFFNMIEASDHIRIDVDYNADVLDHTTVERWIGHFSTLAAALAKDMDHKVSELPLLSAAEKSWLVDDLNRTAMPYDHDQFVFSLFSRRAAEHPDAVAAQHDGQSITYGELETRSNQLALYLQMALPDPDQRIAILIERSLNMIIALLAVMKAGHTYVPMDPAHPEPRLRQTLDIARIRGLICDSDDMARLAAPDVPVIRLDQDAKAISSMTGLPLKTLPIDTTASAYIIFTSGSTGMPKGVEVSHRSLTNFLLSMAKEPGFSASDTLVAVTTISFDIAGLELYLPLISGGKVVIASRSQVQDGFALARLVCDHDATVLQATPTLWQMLVEAGLKDRPALKMLCGGEPLPKELARSLLQIGGELWNMYGPTETTIWSSLQRITDADQPITIGHPIANTQLFILDPSENVAPVGVIGELHIGGDGLAEGYFDRLDLTEKAFVPHCFAIGRPMRLYKTGDVGRRLADGSLQLLGRRDQQIKLRGFRIELGDIEAVISKVEGVRQCATVVAENARGDRSLVCYIVPAAEGGDALAADIAAHAKANLPAHMVPSFWVMESELPQTGNGKLDRKTLQQRGVPQRGAAPTKVQPKTEMEQRLLAIWQDVLNLGDIGVDDNLYALGADSLAIFRIAARMRDNGLPLEAKHLLRHPTIAALATFADAQGEDPSDPVHLHIPSLRDFRNGARRGLGASL, encoded by the coding sequence ATGAAAGGGAATCACCAGGACAATGGCAAACAGCGTGATGTCGAAGACAATGAGGAGCTAAGCGAGCAAATTTCCGGACACATCGCCATTGTCGGCATGTCCGGCCGTTTTCCCGGGGCGCCCTCGGTGCAGGCGCTCTGGCAGCTTGTACTCGAAGGAAAGAGCGCCTTTTCGCTTTTCACGCCGGATGAGCTCGAAGACGCCTTTACCGACGAGGAGCGGGCGCAGCCGAATTATGTCGCCGCAAGGCCCCATCTCGACGGTGCCGATATGTTCGACGCCGAGTTCTTTGGCATGTTCCCGCGCGAGGCTGCGGTTACCGATCCGCAGCACCGGATCTTCCTCGAAATATGCTGGGAAGCCCTCGAGGACGGCGGTTACGATCCGCAACGCTATGACGGCCTGATCGGGGTTTTCGCTGGCTCCTCGATGCCGACCTACCTGATCAACAATGTTCTGCGTGATCGCGCCAAAGCGGAAGAGTTCACATCGAACTACCAGATCGGCTGCTTCCATGAGCTTGTCGGCGCCCTCAACGACACGCTGGCGACTCGCATCGCCTATAAATTCAACCTGCGCGGTCCGGCTTTCACATTGCAATCCGCCTGTTCAACCTCGCTCCTTGCGGTTTCTCAGGCATGCCAGAACCTGCTGACCTATAGCTGCGACATGGCCCTGGCCGGCGGCATTTCCGTTACCATTCCGCAAAAGCGAGGCTACATCTACCAAGAAGGCGGCATGGCCTCGCCCGACGGAACCTGCCGGCCGTTCGACGCCGACGCCGCCGGAACGGTTTTTGCCAGCGGAGCGGGTGTCGTCCTCCTGAAGCGGCATGAGGACGCGCTCAAGGATGGCGATCATATCTATGCGGTCATTCGCGGCTACGGCATCAATAATGACGGCAGCGACAAGGTCGGCTTCACGGCGCCGAGTGTGGAAGGCCAGGCCGAAGCGATTGCCACGGCTCTCGCCAATGCGGCGGTCGATCCCTCGACCATCGGCTATATCGAATGCCACGGCACGGCGACACCGCTCGGCGACCCTATCGAGTTCAACGGATTGACGCGTGCCTTCGCGCAGGATGCGTCGGGTTCGGCCAATTGCGCGCTTGGGTCGGTCAAGGGCACCATCGGCCATACGGACGCCGCGGCTGGCGTGACAGGCCTCATCAAGACAGCGCTTGCCTTGCGCTGCGCAAAAATCCCGCCGATGCCCAATTATCACCAGCCCAATCCGCGCATCGATCTTGAGAAAAGCCCCTTCTATATTCCGGTGACGGCAACGGAGTGGCCGCAAGGACAGGAGCCGCGAAGAGCGGGGGTCAGCGCTTTCGGCGTAGGCGGAACAAATGTTCACGTCGTTTTGGAGGAACCCCCCTACCCGCCGGCTAAGTCGAAAGAAGTAGAGGGCCACTACATTCTCCCTCTTTCGGCTCGCAACAAGCCGGCACTTGCCGAGATGCGCACCAATTTGAGTAATCATCTCGCCGAAAACCCGGAGCTTTCGATAGCGCAGCTCGCCCACACGCTGCAAACCGGACGGCGCGAGTTCGGCCACCGGCTGGCCGTTGCCGCCGAAAATGTCGAGGAAGCGATCCTCAAGCTGACGGCAGAGAGCTACCAGCCTCTCGCCGCCGATCAGCCGTCCGTCGCCTTCATGTTTCCCGGCCAAGGCGCGCAATATGTCGGCATGGGTGCCGGGCTTTACCGCTCTGAACCGGAGTTTGCCCGCTGGATCGACCGCGGTTCCGACCTTTTGAAGATGACGCTTGGGCTCGATCTGCGCGACTACATCTGCCACACCGGCCCCGCAACCCAGGCCATCACCGACGAGCAGCGCGAAACCCGCATCGCTCAGCCCTGTCTCTATCTTGTCGAATATGCGCTTGCCCGATTGTGGCTGAGCCGCGGCGTCAAACCGTACGCCATGATCGGTCACAGCGTTGGCGAGTTTGTTGCCGCTACGCTCGCCAACGTTATTTCGTTCGAAGACGGCCTGCGTCTCGTGGCCAATCGCGGGCGGCTGATGCAGCATCAACCACAGGGGGCGATGGTATCCGTTCGCGCCGATGCGGCAACGACCGCCTCCTATCTGCGAGGCGAGGTGGAGATCGCCGCGATCAATGCCCCGAAACTCTGTGTCATCTCCGGTCCCTTTGCCGATATCGAAACGGTTTGCGCAGCACTTTCGGAAGCTGAGATCGCCTTCAGCCGGCTGCACACATCGCACGCCTTTCATTCCGCGATGATGAATGATGCGGCTCTGGCGCTACGCCAGGAAACCGAGAAGGTCACCTACGGTACGGCGACCATCCCCTTCATTTCCGGCGTCACCGGTGACTGGCAGACCGCCGAATTGGCAACCTCCCCGGATTACTGGGCCATGCATTGCCGTGACGCCGTCCGCTTCGCCGATGGGCTGGCAACACTTTGCCGCGATCGCAAGCCGATTCTTCTCGAAGTGGGGCCAGGGCGCACGCTGTCGGTCTTTGCCGCCCAGACGATCGCACGCGACAATCTTGCCGTCGTCGTGCAATCCCTGCCCGAGCATGATCGGGCCGCCGCCGCCGCGGCGACGCTCGCAGAGGCTCACGGCAAGCTGTGGATGGCCGGCTGCCGCCTCAACTGGCCGGCTCTTCCATCAGCGGCACGGCAGCGGCTGTCCCTGCCCACCTATCCCTTCCAGCGGCAGCGCCATTGGATCGATGCCCCGCCATCTTCGCGTCGTGCATCCACCCAACGCCCCAATGCCGAACCGGACAATCGGCCGAAAGCCGAATCCCTTGTCTCTGACCTCAACCTTACCGGGGAGAATCGAGCAATGAATGTTGCAGCACCCATTCCCACCTCTAACCGTCTGCCGCAATTGGAAACGGCGCTTCTGACCTTGCTCAGCGACATGTCGGGCGAAACGCTTGGGCCGGACGAGCGGGCAGCGACATTCCTGGAGCTCGGCTTCGACTCGCTTTTCGTGGGCCAGTTTGCGCAACGCATCGAAAAAGACTTCAAGGTCAAAATCTCCTTCCGGGAATTGCTGAGCGATATTCCTTCCGTCGCCGATCTGGCCGTTCATCTCGATCAGCAAATGCCTCCTGAGCCTGTGAAGACGGCCGATCCGTTGCCGGCGGCCTCTCCCATCGCCGCCGCGGCGATGCCGATCACGCCAGTATCGGCACCCGCACCAATGACGGCGCCCGCTCCGCAAGTCGCATCGATGCCGGCTGCGGCGTCGGATCTCGCCACGGTGCTGCAATCACAGATCCAGATGGCACAAACGCTGTTTTCCCAACAACTGCTGATGTTGCAAGCCATGCAGGGTGGGGCTCCGGCTGCCATCGCACCAAGCGCGCTTCCCGCAGCGCCCGTCTTGCCGGCGCCGCAAGCTGCAGCAAGCCAGCCCTTGCCCACCCCCGCCGCAGCGGCTCCCGCAGAAAGCGACTTCGGCACCGAGCGCATCAAGCTCTATCGCCCGAATGCCAAGAGCGTGACATCGGAGATTTCCGCCGCCAAGCAGGATTTCATCACTGATCTCACCAAGGCCTATGAAACCAAGAATGCCAAATCCAAGGCATTCACGCAGGAGCATCGCGGATACCTGGCCGACCCCCGATCCGCATCGGGCTTCCGCGCCGATTGGAAGGAAATGGTGTTTCCGATCGTCTGCGATCATTCCAAGGGCGCCCATATCTGGGATATCGACGGCAACCAATATGTCGACCTGGTCAACGGCTTCGGGCAGACGGCCTTCGGCCATGCACCTGATTTCGTCATCGACGCCGTCAAAGCTCAGGCCGACCGCGGATTTGCCATCGGTCCGCAGACGCCGCTTGCAGGCAATGTCGCAAGAATGATTGCCGACGTGACCGGCCACGAGCGCGTCACCTTCTGCAACACCGGTTCGGAAGCCGTCATGGCCGCAATGCGGCTTGCGCGCGCCGTCACCGGCCGCGATCGGGTCGTGGTCTTTGCCAATGATTATCACGGCCAATTCGATGAAGTTCTGGTCAAGGGCCGCAATCGTGCCGACAAGCCGATTGCCCTGCCGGTTGCCTCCGGCATTCCGATGGCCTCGGTGTCGAACATGACGGTCCTGCGCTATGGCGCGCCGGAAAGCCTCGATTTCATCCGCACCAACGCAGCCGACATAGCAGCCGTCATCATCGAGCCGATCCAGAGCCGTCATCCGGAGCTGCAGCCGCGCGAATTCGTCCTGGAACTGCGCGATATCGCCACCAAGTCGGAATTCGCCCTCGTTTTCGATGAGGTCGTCACCGGCTTCCGTGTCGATCCGGGCGGGATGCAGGCGATCTGGGGCATCAAGGGCGACATGGCAACCTATGGCAAGGTCGTCGGCGGCGGCATGCCGATCGGCGTGCTGGTCGGGACCTCCCGTTTCATGGATGCGCTCGACGGCGGCCATTGGGCTTACGGCGACAATTCCGTTCCGATGACGGCACCGACATTCTTTGCCGGCACCTTCGTCCGTCATCCGCTGGTGCTCGCCGCCGCCGAAGCCGTGCTGCACCACATCAAGGGAGAGGGCTCGGCCCTCTATGGCCGCGTCGCCGAGCGAACGGAGGCGCTGGTTGCCGAGATCAAGGCAGATCTCGCCAGACGCGGCATTGCCGACGTCGTTCATGGCTACAAGAGCTGGTTTGCCACCGACTTCTCCAGCCAGGACCCGCTTGGCGCACTGTTTTATGCCCAGATGCGGCTGAATGGCGTCCATATTCAGGACGGCTACCCTTGCTTCCTGACGACGGCCCATAGCGAAGATGACTTCCGCTTCATCGCGAAGGCCTTCCGCGACAGTCTCGATGCCATGCAGGCCGTCGGCATATTCACGGCGATCAAGGAGCCATCCCAACCTGCAATGCCGATAGAAGCGTCTGTTGCACGGGCGCAATCCGCACCGCTGACGGAGGCGCAGACGGAAATATGGCTTGCAGCTCAGGCAGGTGACGAAGCCTCCTGCTCGTTCAATGAATCCTTTTCGCTGACGCTGGAGGGATTGCTGGATGAGAAAGCCATCCAGAAAGCCTTCGACGCGGTCATCGCCCGCCACGACGCACTCCACATTCGCTTCGACCGCGGCGGCGAGCATTTCCAGTTCATTCCGGATTTCAAGCTCGACCTGCCCGTCCTCGAAGGCCTCAATGAAAAAGGCCTCGCCGAGCTCATCGACGATGAAGCACGCACACCCTTCGACCTGATCAACGGGCCGCTGGTCCGCGCAAGCATCGTCAAGCTGGCGTCCGAAAAGCATGTGCTGGTCTTCACAGCCCATCACATCATCTGCGACGGCTGGTCGATCAATACCTTCGTCGAAGAGCTGGCGACCGCCTACGAGGCTTATAAGGCCGGCAATGCTCCTGAGTTCCGGCCGGCGCTTTCCTTTGCCACCTATTCGACCGACCTTTCGCCCAGGCCGGAGAAATCGCAGGCGACCGAGCAATTCTGGCTCGATCAGTTCAAGACCGTTCCCGATCTTCCCGATCTGCCGCTCGATCGTCCACGGCCGGAATACCGCAGCTTTGCCGGCGGCAGCTGCACCGGCTATATCGGCGCCGAGGTCTACAAGGCGCTGAAGAAAAGGGGGGCAAAGTCGGGCGCCACGCTATTTTCCACCCTGCTCGCGACCCTCCAGGTGATGATATCGCGGCTATCGGGCCAGGATGATATCGTCATCGCCATTCCTTCGGCCGGTCAAAGCCTGCTCGACGGCCAGATCCTCGTCGGCCATTGCGTCAATCTGCTGCCGCTGCGTCAGGCGGTATCGCTGACGGAGCCGTTTGCCGCCCATCTGAAGGCAACGCAGCAGCTCGTCTTCCAGGCCTTTGAGCATCAGGATTACACCTACGGCACGCTGGTGCGCAAACTGGATACGAAACGCGATCCGCGCCGTCTGCCGCTCACTGAAATCCAGTTCAACCTGGAACGCATGGCCGGCGGATCGTCGTTTGGCGGCCTCAAGCCGACCATTGAGCCGAATGCAAAGGCCTTCTCCAACTTCGACCTGTTCTTCAACATGATCGAGGCGAGCGACCACATCCGCATCGACGTCGACTACAACGCCGATGTCTTAGACCACACGACCGTAGAACGATGGATCGGCCATTTCTCGACGCTGGCGGCAGCGTTGGCCAAGGATATGGATCACAAGGTCAGCGAGCTGCCACTGCTTTCTGCGGCGGAGAAGTCCTGGCTGGTCGACGATCTCAATCGGACGGCAATGCCTTACGATCACGATCAATTCGTCTTCTCGCTTTTCTCCAGGCGTGCAGCCGAACATCCGGATGCCGTTGCTGCTCAGCATGACGGCCAGTCGATTACCTACGGCGAGCTGGAAACCCGATCGAACCAGCTGGCACTCTACCTCCAGATGGCGCTTCCTGACCCCGATCAGCGCATCGCAATCCTGATCGAACGGTCACTGAACATGATCATCGCCCTCCTCGCCGTCATGAAGGCAGGGCATACCTACGTGCCGATGGATCCGGCGCATCCGGAGCCGCGCCTGCGGCAGACGCTGGATATCGCCCGCATCCGTGGCCTGATCTGCGACAGCGACGACATGGCTCGGCTTGCGGCGCCGGATGTTCCCGTTATCCGGCTCGATCAGGACGCCAAGGCGATCAGTTCGATGACCGGCCTTCCCTTGAAGACCCTGCCCATCGATACCACGGCATCCGCCTACATCATCTTCACATCCGGTTCGACCGGCATGCCGAAGGGTGTGGAGGTTTCGCATCGATCCCTGACGAATTTCCTTCTCTCCATGGCGAAGGAACCAGGTTTCAGCGCAAGCGACACACTCGTCGCCGTCACAACGATCTCTTTCGATATTGCCGGCCTCGAGCTCTATCTGCCGCTGATATCGGGCGGAAAGGTTGTCATCGCCAGCCGCAGCCAGGTGCAAGATGGTTTCGCTCTCGCAAGACTCGTCTGCGATCACGACGCCACGGTACTGCAAGCAACGCCGACGCTTTGGCAGATGCTGGTGGAGGCGGGTCTGAAGGATCGGCCGGCACTGAAAATGCTCTGCGGCGGCGAGCCCCTGCCCAAGGAACTGGCACGCTCCCTGCTTCAGATCGGCGGCGAGCTCTGGAACATGTACGGCCCGACGGAAACGACGATCTGGTCGTCGCTGCAGCGCATCACCGATGCCGATCAGCCGATCACGATCGGCCATCCGATCGCCAATACCCAGCTCTTCATCCTCGACCCGAGCGAGAATGTCGCCCCGGTCGGTGTCATCGGCGAGCTGCACATCGGCGGCGACGGACTTGCCGAAGGCTACTTCGATCGTCTCGATCTGACCGAGAAGGCTTTCGTTCCGCATTGCTTTGCCATCGGCAGGCCGATGCGGCTTTATAAGACCGGCGATGTCGGACGACGGCTTGCCGATGGGTCGCTGCAGCTGCTCGGGCGGCGTGACCAGCAGATCAAGCTGCGCGGCTTCCGCATCGAGCTCGGCGACATCGAGGCCGTGATCTCCAAGGTGGAGGGCGTGCGCCAATGTGCGACCGTCGTTGCCGAGAACGCCAGGGGCGATCGTTCTCTGGTCTGCTACATCGTGCCGGCTGCGGAGGGTGGCGATGCACTTGCAGCCGATATCGCAGCACATGCCAAAGCCAATCTGCCGGCACATATGGTGCCGAGCTTCTGGGTGATGGAAAGCGAGCTGCCGCAGACCGGCAACGGGAAGCTCGATCGCAAGACCTTGCAGCAGCGCGGCGTGCCGCAGCGCGGTGCCGCGCCGACCAAGGTCCAGCCAAAAACCGAGATGGAACAACGGCTGCTGGCGATCTGGCAGGATGTCCTGAACCTTGGCGATATCGGCGTCGACGACAATCTCTATGCGCTCGGGGCCGACTCCCTTGCCATATTCCGCATCGCTGCCCGCATGCGCGACAACGGCCTACCGCTCGAGGCGAAGCATCTGTTGCGCCATCCGACGATTGCCGCGCTGGCGACCTTTGCCGATGCCCAGGGAGAGGATCCATCTGATCCCGTGCATCTTCACATTCCATCACTGCGAGATTTTCGTAACGGCGCACGCCGCGGCCTGGGGGCATCTCTATGA